A genomic region of Papaver somniferum cultivar HN1 chromosome 7, ASM357369v1, whole genome shotgun sequence contains the following coding sequences:
- the LOC113293884 gene encoding F-box protein CPR1-like gives MHHQHAVQNNKFSVLVSSYKDSSYTDKDVYYTIDFDVTSSSYHMVVESHPCDSHLPSRSLSSDSCGALIGLASDRCNAYQKMCLWNSLTRERKNMFIRTSIRCRNYAYLFRNGVYYDCKIDDYKLFKLECYEGYDDESCKVWVSRLGSNTWHRIAEMRYDVSRHSDICVTPLNGIIHWIEESKVIFSFDIVEMQTKEIQIPSCYLENESYPFDDMEVGVLGEQLYLSVNAADNIDLCVMKDYGVVDSWTKIFSLLKNEINFGYLWPLHYLNKNCEILLHAYVCVEDEDSDKDVLVSYDLKSGRLVTLDIPCLPKYFSPTTVVGSLVSPNSGTFVGVANISKVA, from the coding sequence ACGATAGATTTTGATGTAACATCCTCATCGTACCATATGGTAGTTGAAAGTCATCCTTGTGATTCGCATTTACCTTCTCGTTCCCTAAGTAGTGATTCATGTGGTGCCCTAATCGGATTAGCTTCTGATAGATGCAATGCATACCAAAAGATGTGCTTGTGGAATTCATTAACTAGAGAACGCAAGAATATGTTTATACGAACATCAATCCGTTGCAGAAACTATGCATACTTGTTCAGAAATGGGGTTTATTATGATTGTAAAATTGATGATTACAAGTTGTTCAAATTAGAGTGCTATGAAGGATATGACGATGAGTCTTGTAAAGTTTGGGTCTCTAGATTAGGTTCAAATACATGGCATCGTATTGCAGAGATGCGTTATGATGTATCACGTCACTCTGATATATGTGTGACGCCTTTAAATGGAATTATTCATTGGATAGAAGAGAGTAAAGTTATATTTTCGTTCGATATAGTTGAGATGCAAACCAAAGAAATCCAAATACCCAGTTGCTATTTAGAAAATGAGTCATACCCGTTTGATGATATGGAAGTGGGTGTTTTGGGAGAGCAACTTTACCTATCAGTTAATGCTGCAGACAACATTGATCTATGCGTGATGAAAGATTATGGAGTTGTAGATTCTTGGACCAAAATTTTCAGCcttttgaaaaatgaaattaactTTGGTTATTTATGGCCCCTGCATTATCTCAACAAGAATTGCGAGATTCTATTACATGCATATGTATGTGTagaagatgaagattctgacAAGGATGTTTTAGTCTCTTATGACTTAAAAAGTGGAAGACTTGTGACTCTGGATATCCCCTGCCTGCCAAAGTATTTTTCTCCGACAACTGTGGTTGGAAGTCTAGTTTCACCCAATTCAGGTACATTCGTCGGAGTAGCAAATATTTCTAAGGTGGCGTGA
- the LOC113293885 gene encoding GDSL esterase/lipase At1g28570-like — translation MASGIFRFSVIVFLVLLFGSSLYVNADDSVKGCPFTSIYNFGTLSKNTGTHGNSEVIDYISSAFHLPSPKPYAVNKEDWKFPYGADLAVEGATALEWSFTNSSISKQVGEFMTHLSSICSNGDECRKKLRHAVFLVEEFGSRDYYPAPLEGIHTTEVLDNLVPKVVESITNSVIRLTHTGAKNIMVHGTLPFGCQPNYLQQFGSKHPTSKDHSYRCLNKFNLLSRNQNSHLHRALVELRSQHPGVQIVFAD, via the coding sequence ATGGCATCGGGTATTTTTCGATTTTCTGTGATTGtttttttggttttgcttttcgGTTCATCTTTATATGTTAATGCTGATGATAGCGTGAAGGGGTGTCCTTTCACCTCAATATATAACTTTGGTACGTTATCCAAGAATACTGGCACACATGGTAATTCTGAAGTTATAGATTACATATCATCAGCGTTTCATCTTCCTTCACCTAAGCCATATGCAGTAAATAAGGAAGATTGGAAGTTTCCTTATGGAGCAGACTTAGCAGTAGAAGGTGCAACTGCGCTTGAGTGGTCGTTTACAAACAGTTCTATCAGCAAACAAGTTGGCGAGTTCATGACGCATTTGTCATCTATTTGCTCAAATGGTGACGAGTGCAGGAAGAAGCTTCGTCATGCAGTTTTCTTGGTGGAGGAATTTGGAAGCAGGGACTACTATCCTGCGCCCTTAGAGGGTATACACACCACGGAGGTGCTGGATAATCTCGTGCCTAAAGTAGTTGAATCAATTACAAATTCTGTAATTAGATTGACCCATACTGGTGCTAAGAACATCATGGTTCATGGAACTTTACCTTTTGGATGCCAACCAAATTATTTGCAGCAGTTCGGTAGCAAACATCCAACCAGCAAGGATCACTCGTACAGGTGTTTGAATAAATTCAACTTGCTCTCCAGGAATCAAAATAGCCATCTACACCGGGCACTGGTGGAGCTAAGAAGCCAGCATCCTGGGGTTCAGATAGTATTTGCTGATTAG